Genomic window (Dehalococcoidia bacterium):
GACTCGCATCTCTTCCAGCAGTGCGCCGTACAGGGACGGGTCGCCGCTGTGGAGCCGCGCCACCGTCTTCCCCTCGGCGGCCGCACCCGTCATCAGGGCCGCTATCTCCTCTCGCGTCAGGGAGGCGCTACCGTGGACCTGGGCGTCGGAGCGACAGAGGGCGACCACATCAGGCGAGATGAGGGAGTCGGCCCAGATGACCACGTCGGCCTCCGCCAAGACTCGGACCGCCCGCACCGTAAGCAAGTCCGGGTCGCCCGGCCCGGCGCCCACGAAGTAGACCTTCCCCGTCATCCCCTACCTCCGCACGATGAGCAGCGAGAAGTAATCGCGCACCCGCCCGTCCACTGCCTCGGCGCCGTGCAACACCTGCTCCTCGGGCATGGTGGCGCGGCGCACCAGGACGGCTCGCTCCAGCAGTCCCCGCGCTTCCAGCTCGCCGCGCACCACGTCCAGGACACGGTTCACCTTCAGCAGCACGAGGGCATCGCTGGCGTCCAGGGCCGGCCCGATGGCCTGGGGGTGGTACAGGGCAGGCAGGACAGAGATGCGCTCGCGGCCGGCCGCCAGGGGGACGCCAGCGCGAGCGGCGGCGGCCGTCAGCGACGACACTCCCGGCACCACCTCCAGCGGCACCTGGGGATGCTCCCTGCGCAGGTGCTCGTATACGTAGACGAAGGTGCTGTAGAGGAAGGGGTCTCCTTCGGTGAGGAAGGCGCAGTCCTGTCCCCGGGACAGTCGATCCAGCACCTGCGTCATAGGCCCCTGCCAGGTCTCGGTGGTGTGGGGGTGTGACATGGAGAAGGGGAAGGGCACCAGCTCTTTCCCCTCCAGGGGCACGGCGCCGGCAGCGATGGCCAGGGCCATGCTGCCCTCGCCGGAGGTGGACTGGGGGTAGCAGACCACCGACACCTGCCGCAGGATGCGGGCGGCCTTCAGCGTCAGCAGCTCCGGGTCGCCCGGCCCCACGCCGATGCCGTAAAAGCGGCCCCATCTGCCGCTCATGGCTCCTCCTTCCAGGCCGAAACGATGAATACAGGGTTGAGGGCTTCAAGACCCGTAAGCCCCCCTAGCTCCCGCGAGCGCGCTACCTGGACGGCGGTCACTTGCCAGCGCAGCCCGAGGCAGGCGAGGGCCTCCCGTGCTCGCTCCAGGTTCTCCAGGGTGGCCAGGTCCACGACGATGCGCCCTCCCGCCCTCAGCCGTCGGGCGGCGCAGCCGAGGATGTCGGCCAGATGGCCACCGCTGCCCCCCACGAACACCGCGTCGGGGTCCGGGAGGCCGTCCAGGGCCTCGGGCGCTTGCCCTTCCACCACCGTCAGGTTGGGGCGGGGGAAGCGCTCCAGGTTGCGGCGCAGGGCAGCGACGGCCTCGGCCCGTCGTTCCACAGCGTAGACGTGGCCCCGGTGGGCCACCAGCGCCGCCTCCAGGGCCAGGGAGCCGCTGCCCGCTCCCACGTCCCAGACCAGCGAGTCGGGCTGGAGGCGCAGCTTGAACAGGGCCACCGCCCGCACCTCTTCCTTGGTCATCACCCCGGGCGGATGAGACTCCAGTGCCTCGTCGGGGATGCCCAGGAAGGGCCGTTGGCCTCTCATCCCAGCTCTGCCCTCCCCAACAATCGCCCGTCCTGGTCGAAGCAGAGGCATTCCACAGCCAGCCTTCCGCCCACATAGGCGTGGGCGGCCTCGCACACCTTCTGGCACAGGAGGTCGAAATAGCCGGCCAGGCCGTGGGCCTGGACCAACTCCTGGGCATGGCGAGCGCTGGCTGCGCGGCGAACCGCCTCTACCAGGTTGGGCGGAGCGCCCAGGGCCAGGGCCAGCCCTGCCAGGAAGTCGGTGTCCACCTGGTTGCCCGCCACGTGAGTCACCATCTTCCCCTGGGCCACCTTGGACAGCTTGCCGATCATGCCCGCCAGGGTGACGCGACGGATCCCCCGCTGGACGGCCCGCCTGAGCCCGGGACCGAAGAAGATGCCGGCCTCCACGAAGGCCATGTCGGGCAGGTGGGAAAGAAGACGGCGGGCGAACTCCTCGCTCTGGGTGCCGGTGCTGAGGACTATGTGCTCCAGTCCGTTGGCGGCGGCCACGTCGATGGCCATCTCCACGCTGGCCCTCCAGGCAGCGGTGGAGAAGGGCACGACGATGCCGGTGGTGCCCAGGATGGATATGCCCCCCACGATGCCCAGGCGGGCGTTGGTGGTCTTCTCGGCTATCTTCTCTCCCTCCGGGACCCATATCTCCACCGTCAGCCCGCGCTCTCGGGCCAGCGGCCCCAGACCTTCCAGAGCGGACTCGGTTATCATGCGTCGCGGCACGCGGGTGATGGCCGGCTCCCCTACGGGTATTCCCACCCCTGGCCGGGTGACGGTGCCCACCCCGGGCCCGCCCCGGATGTGGACTTCGCCCGGCGGCTCGGCCCAGGAGACGGTGGCGCAGATCTCGGCGCCGTGGGTCACATCGGGGTCGTCCCCAGCGTCCTTCACTACCGAGCAGGTGACACGCCCGTTCCCCACCTCGACGCGGTGGACGTTCAGCGTAGCCTCCTGGCCCACGGGCAGGCGCACCGTCACCTGCCGGGGTGCCTGGCCCGTGGCCAGGGCCATGGCGGCGGCCTTGGCAGCGGCAGCGGCGCAGGTCCCGGTGGTGTAGCCCCGGCGCAGGCCCCTGCGCCTCACCTGGGACATCCTTCCAGCACCTCCCTCACCCGCTCCCGAAGCATGACCGTCAGCTCCGGGTCCGGCCCCAGCGGCCCCGAAAGGAGTATACGCTTGCGGGGGTGACGACGCTGCAGGTCCTCCACGGCCGGAGCTATGTCCTGCTCCCATATCTTGCCCCGGAAGAAGAGGCAGGGGAAGACCAGCAGCGTGGCTACCTCCGGCAGCAGCGTCTCTGCCGCCTCGGCCAGCGCAGGCGGTCCGGGGCCCGACTGGGCCACCGCCGTCCGACACCCTCCGGCGATAGCCCTGGCTGCCGCTTCAGCCAGGTCCTGTGCCCAGCCCAGGTCGCCTCCGTTGTAGCGGGTGTAGGCCTTCACCAGCAGGAGGCCCCAGGGCCGTGGCTGCCCGTCCAGCAGTTTCGCGGCCCGTCGGGCCACCAGGGAGGCCAGCAGCGGGTGCCTGGCCAGTGGGCGTCCACTGTGGACCTGCAGGCCCGGCCAGAGCCGGGACAGCTGCTGGGCGACGCCGCATACCTCCTGGCGGTGCTGGCCCTCTCCCAGCAGCAGCGGCTGTACTACCAGGGCGTCCACCCCCTGGTCCAGCAGCGTGCGAGCGGCCTCGGACGGCGACGGCGACAGGGCCTCCAGATAGGCCACCGCCACCGGCAGTCCGCCCAGCCGCTGCGACAGGTCACGGGCCAGGGCCGCCGCTCCCCGGGGGGTCTCGTCGCCCCGACGGCTACCGTGGGCCAGCAGAATGACCCCCGGCCGCCTGCTCCTGGGGAGCGAAGGCCATGTGCAGGGGACCAAAGCTACCTCCCACTACCAGCCAGAACAGGGCCAGTCCGCCAGCCGAAAGGGCCCGGAAGCGGGGTAACAGGTCGGACAGACTGGCAGGGACAGGATCGTCCGACCCCGGCACCAGGAAGTAGAGCAGCAGACAGGCGGCGGCATACAGGCCCAGGGCGATGGCCCATCTCTTGGGCGAGCCGCCCGCCCGGCCAAGTCGCCAGGCGACCAGCAACGCCGCTGCCGACAGCACCGTGAACAGCAGGTAGCTCGCCTGCCGCGAGCCCACCGTCGCCTCGTCGCCCACGCCGGGCGGGTTGGCCGGAAACTTGAGGAAGGGGAAGATGGCCACCGACCACAGCAGCCCCAGCGCCAGTGCCACGCCCCGCTGCCAGGCCCAGCGGCCCGGCAGGTGCCGCTCCAGCAGCGAGTAGGCCCCGGCGAAGATTAGGCCCCACGAGACCCCGTAAAGAAGGAAGCCGCCGAAGAGGCCCAGGCGCTGCACCGAGCGGGGGAAAACCTCCTGCACCGGCCCCAGGGCTGCCTCCCGCCCGATGGCCTCCTGCAGCACCGGCTCCGTGGCCAGGAAGTGGTAAAGGGCCACCAGCATGCCGGCCAGGGCGCCGGCGCCCAACGCTGCCTTCAGGTTCTGGGCCAGAGTCGACGTGCCCATGGCCTAGTGGCAGGGGAACCCCGCCGTGTGACGGGCGTCGTGGAACAGCTCGTGCAGCCAGTTGGAGCGAAGGGCCACCTCTCCCAGGAAGGCGCCCAGGGCCACCCCCTGGTCCATGCCTACGAGGTAGAGGCCCAGAAGCCCCAGCAGGATGGCCCCCCACGCCAGCCATGTCTCGGCCTGGGCCTCGCTCCACTCGCGCACCTGTACCAAGAGCCTCATGTCGTCCCTCCTCCTTTCGTGTTCGCTGCTCGTCCTCGCTCTCGAGAGGGCGACGTCCTCTCACCTCCTTCTAAGGCCAGGCCGGAGCGGGTCGTGCCGGCCCTGGCCATCCCTATCAGGGCGTTGACGATGGCGGCCGCCGCGCCGCCCCCGCCGCGGGAACCGACGATGGCGATGTAAGGCAGGGAACGCGCCATCAGCTCCTCTTTGGCCTCCGGGGCCAGCACCAGCCCCACGGGCGCCCCGATGACCAGGGCCGGCCGGGCCAGCCCCTCGTCCCACAGGTCGAGGAGCGCCAGCAGGGCAGTGGGAGCAGTGCCTACGGCGACCACGGCCCCCTCCACCGCTTCTCTCGAGAGCAGCATGGCCGCTGCCGAGCGGGTGATCCCCCGCCTCGAAGCCTCCTCCTCCGCACCGGCGGCATCGAGGGCGCAGACCAGAGGGCAGCCGAGGCGGGATGCTCCCTGGCGGTCGATGCCTGCCAGGGTCACGTGGGAATCGGCCACGATGGGTGCGCCGGACCTCAGCGCCTGCACGCCTGTCTCGACTGCACCGGGCGAGAAGCGCAGTAGCGTCGGCAGCGCCGGGTCGCCCGTGGCGCGCAGCAGCTGCAGGGCGACCTCTTCCTCGGTCGGCGAAAGGGACAGGGGCGGCAGCAAGGAGCGGGCGACGGCCACCCCCCGCTGGTATATCTCCTGCGGCGATGCGCGATAACGGTCCAGCAGTCCCACGCCTCACCTCAGCACCAGGCGAATGGCCCTCGCCAGCGCCCTCCCGTCGGCGTCGGCCACGGGCACGCGAGGAGCGCCCAGGGCGCGGGCCAGCCCCTCCGTCAGCCCCAGCGAGAAGGGGGCGCCCCCTTCGGCGTCCAGGACCATCGCCTTGAACCCTCGCCGCCCCAGGGCCTCCGCCTGGGCGATAGCCTCCAGGTAGGGGTCGCCACCGTGCAGGGAGCGGTTGGCGCGCCCGTCGGTGGCCAGCACCAGCAGGCAGGGGGCACCCGGGTTGGCGCGGCGGTGTCTCTCCAGCAGCCAGGCCGCCCTGGCCAGCCCCGCCGCCAGGGGCGTGGCGCCGCCGGCAGGGAGGGACGCCAGCAGTCGTCGCGCCCGTTCCAGGCTGCCCGTGGGCGGCAGGAGCACTTCGGCGCCGCGACCGCGGGCGCAGACCAGGGCCACCCGGTCGCGCCGGCGGTAGGCGTCGGCCAGAAGCTCCAGGGCTGCTCCCTTTACGGCGGCCAGGCGCCGGCGGGCGGCCATGGAGCCGCTGGCGTCCACCACGAAGGTGAGCAGAGCCCCCACGCGACCCTCGCGCACCTTCATACGAAGGTCGCCGGGCTGCAGCCGTAGCCCCTGGCCAGGTAGGACACGGGCGCCCCTCTGGGCTGCCGCCCGGAGGGTGGCGTCCAGGGCCAGGTCAGCGACGCGGCCACGGGGCAGTCGGGCCGACACGTAGCGGCCGTGGCCCGGTATGCCCGTGACGGTGGCCCTCTTGCCGAGTCGTGGCGAGAGAGGCGGCTCGTCCTCCTTCATCAGCAGCGAGGGGGCCCTGGAAGGGGCAGGCGGCACCTGGCGTTCGCCTGTCTGTCCGCCTGCCTGTGGGGTGGGGGGATCGTCGCCAGCATCGGACGGGGGCGGTGGCGGTGGTGGCGGGGAGGCTGGGGAAGGTCCTTCGGGCGGGCGCCCTCTGTGCAGCAGGGCCAGAGGCGCCACCGCCTCCACGTCCTCGAACCCCGCCTGGCGTCGGCCCTGGAGGGCGGCATGGGCCAGCGCGGCACGGTAGATGACGATGTCTGCCCGCATACCCTCCACGCCATGGGCGAGGCAGAGCCGGGCGATGCGCTCCAGCAGGCCGTCCTCGGCCGATACCTGCGGCAGGAGCGCCTGGGCCTCGGCCAGGCGACGGCGCAACGCCTCCTCCTCGTCCCGCCAGCGGGCGATGAAGCCGGCGGGGTCGCGGTCGAACTCCAGGCGCCTTCGCACCACCTCGGCCCGCAGGGCGGGGTCCGTCAGCTCCTCCACCTCTGTCGCCAGGCCGAAGCGGTCCAGGAGCTGGGGGCGTACCTCCCCCTCCTCAGGGTTCATGGTGCCTACCAGCACGAAGCGGGCCTGGTGGGAAAAGGACACACCCTCTCGCTCGACGTAGTTGACGCCCATGGCGGCGGCGTCCAGCAGCACGTCCACCAGATGGTCGGGTAGCAGGTTCACTTCGTCTATGTACAGGACGCCGCGGTGGGCCTGCGCCAGCAGGCCGGGCTGGAAGCGCCGCTCGCCCTCCTTCAGGGCGGCCTCTATGTCGAGCGTGCCCAGGACCCGGTCCTCGGTGGCGCCCATGGGCAGGTCTACCAGTCGCGCCGGGCGGACTGAGGCTGGCGGCGGGGCGTCGCCCTGGCAGAGGCCGCAGAGGCCCTGGGGGGCCTGCGGGTGGCAGGAGAAGGGACAGCCGTCCACCACCTCGATGGGGGGAAGGACGCTGGCCAGCGCCCGAACCGCGGTGGACTTGGCCGTCCCCTTGTGGCCGCGGATCAGGACGCCGCCGATGCCCGGGTCTACTGCCGCCAGCAGCAGCGCCAGCTTCATGCGTTCCTGCCCGACGATGGCGGTGAAGGGGAAGGTCGGCCCCAGCTCAGCCCTCATGGGCCTCCTCCAGCAGCGCATCGGTCTCCAGATAGACCCGGCGCAGGGCGTCCAGCGTGTCCCGGGGCGGCGACTCCCACAGCCCCCGCGATGCCGCCTCCAGGAGGCGGGCGGCGATGTCCCGCAACGCCCAGGGGTTGCTGCGACGGAAGAACTCCTGCATCTGGGGGTCCAGGGCGTAGGCCTGTGCTACCTCGGCATACATCCAGTCCTCCACCACTCCAGCAGTGGCGTCGTACCCGAACAGGTAGTCCACGGTGGCAGCCAGCTCGAAGGCCCCTTTGTAGCCGTGGGACATCATGGCTCGGATCCACTTGGGGTTCACCACCCTCGTGCGGAAGACGCGCCGCGCCTCTTCGGCCAGGTCCCGTACCCGTGGCAGGGACGGGTCCGACGAGTCGCCGAAGTAGGCTCGGGGCCGGCGCCCCGTCAGGGCCTTCACGGTGGCCACCATGCCGCCGTGGTACTGGAGGTAGTCATCGGAATCGAAGATGTCGTGCTCGCGGTTGTCCTGGTTCTTGGCTGCCACGGCGATGCGGGCGAACTGCTCTCGGAACTCCAGCGGGGCGCTCTCGCCCTGGCTACGACGCGAGTAGGCGTAGGACCCCCAGGCGATGTAGATGCTGGCCAGATCCTCCTCCGTGCGCCAGTTGCCTTCGTCCAGGGCGGCCAGGATCCCGGCCCCGTAGGTGCCGGGCTTGGAGCCGAAGATGCGGTACAGGGCGCGGGCACGGGCATCGGCCTCGGCATGGCCCGATGCCGTACGACGGGCTAGGTCCTGGCGATAGTGACGGGCAACGTAGTTCATCTCGTCGGGCTCGTCCAGGGTCGCCACCGTCTCGATGGCTTCGTCCAAGAGGGCGATGAGGTTGGGGAAGGCGTCGCGGAAGAAGCCCGAGATGCGCAGGGTAACGTCGATGCGCGGGCGCCCCAGCTCCTCCAGGGGGATCACCTCCAGGCCGACGACGCGGCCGTCCTCCTCCCGCCAGCGGGGCCGCACGCCCAGCAGGGCCAGCGCCTGAGCGATGTCGTCGCCCTGGGTGCGCATGACGGCGGTGCCCCACACCACCAGCCCCACCATCTCCGGATAGCGGCCCTCTTCTCGCAGGTAGCGCTGCACCAGCCCCTCGGCCAGTGCCTTCCCCACTTCCCAGGCGAAGGGGGACGGCACCGAGCGCGGGTCGAGGGAGTAGAAGTTGCGTCCGGTGGGCAGGACGTTGGCCATGCCGCGGGTGGGCGAGCCGCTGGGGCCCGGAGGGACGAAGCCTCCCGCCAGCCCCCGCAGCAGGTTGCCTATCTCGTCGCTGGTGCGCTCCAGGTCGGGCACAAGCCGCCGACAGATGTGCTCCAGCGTCCTGGTCACTCCCTCGTGGACTAGGCCCAGCACCGACTCCTGGGCCGAGGCGACCGAGGTCGCATCGAAGCCGCAGGCCTGGAGGGCCTGCAGTAGCCGACGGCAGAGGGCGTCCACCGCGGCCAGGACATCGCCTCGGGTGCGCAGGGGCATCTCCAGAGAGGCCAGGGCCGACGGCGCAGGGCCGTCATAGGGCAACCCCAGGTCGGAGCGCAGGTGGTGGTACGGGATGTCCAGCGCTTCGGCCACCGACCGACGCAGGGAGGGGACGTCACCGTTATCCAGCCGCGTCAGGGCCAGCAAGGTATCGATGAGGGCCTCGCCGCGGGGTGGCTCCCCCAGCACGTGCAGTCCGCCGCGGATGATGGCGTCCTTCAGCTCACAGATGTAGCCGTCCACGTGGAGGAGAAAGGAATCGAAGTCGTCGGGCTCTCGCTCCACTCCCAGGTCCCGGTGGAGGTTGGCCCGCTCCACCAGCTCCCAGATCTGCCGACGCACCAGGGGGAGTTTGGCCGGGTCCATGGCCTGGGCGCGGGCGTACTCGTCCATGAGCTGTTCCAGGCGGGCCAGGTCGCCGTAGGTGCCGGCGGCGGTCATGGGCGGCATCAGGTGGTCGACGATGACAGCGTGGGCACGGCGCTTGGCCTGTGCCCCCTCGCCCGGGTCGTTGACGATGAAGGGATAAAGGAGGGGCAGGTCGGGAAGGCAGGCGGTGGGATAGCAGGCTGGCGAGAGGCCGATGCCCTTGCCCGGCAGCCATTCCAGAGTGCCGTGCTTGCCCAGGTGTACCACGGCGTCGGCGCCGAAGCCGTCCCGCAGCCAGCGATAGAACGCCAGGTAGTGATGGGTAGGCGGCAGGTCGGGGCTGTGATAGACGGCCATGGGGTCCTCGCCGAAGCCCCGCGGCGGCTGCAGCCCGAGGTAGACGTTGCCCACCACCAGGCCCGGAATGGCCAGGGCGCCTTCGGCGCAGTAGACCTGTCCGGGGGGCGCCCCCCATGCGCCCTGCATCTCCTGCTGCAGCGCCTCCGGCAGTCCCTGGAACCAGCGTCGGTATTCCTCCGCAGGCACCCGTCCTGGGGCGTGGGCCAGGTGCTCCTCCGTCAGGTGCTCTCGGTCGTAGCTGCCCGTGGCCAGCAAGCGGCGCATGAGCTGGTCGCCGTCTTCAGGGACCTCCGGCACCCTGTAGCCGGCCTCGCGCATGGCCATCAGGAGGCGGACGGCGGAAGCGGGGGTATCCAGCCCCACGGCGTTGCCCGCTCGGGCGCTCCGGGTGGGGTAGTTGCTGAGGACGATGGCGACCCTCTTCTTGGAGTTGGGCTTACGGCGCAGGCGTGCCCAGCGCAGGGCCTGCTCGGCCACTATGCCCACCAGCGCGGGGTCGGGCACGGTGCGGGCCACCGTCACCCCCAGGCGCGGGTCGTGGCGCTCCTCCTTGAAGGCGATGGGCAGGGAGATGATGCGGCCGTCCAGCTCCGGCAGGGCCACGTTCATGGCCACGTCCAGGGGCGAGACCCCCACGGCGCTCTCCTCCCACTCCCCTCGGGAGGAGGTGGCCAGGATCGCTTGGACGATAGGCACGTCCAGTGCGGCCAGGGCGTGAGCGGTCACGTCGGGATCGTCGCGGGCCAGGGCGAAGCTGAGGGTGGAGATGATGCAGTCCACCAGGGGCCGGCCGCCGTCGTCCAGCAGGTGGCGGCGCAGGGCCAGGGGCAGTTGCCCCGGAGCGGTGGCCTCGTCTCGCAGGCTGTAGCAGAAGACGGGCAGGACGTCGGCACCTCGCTCCTCCAGCGCCTGGACTAGGACATCGATGGCCTCGGTGTTGCCGCTCGCCCACAGGGCCCGATAGAAGAGCACGCCTACCGCCGGACGTTCGCCTCGCCAGTACCGCCGACGGTATTCAGGCGAAGAGAGGACCTCAGCGACGCCCGGCCGGTAGACGCCGTCCCACGGCAGAGGGGTGGGAGGGCTGTGACCGTAGTCGGTGCCCAGGAGGCGGTCGCTGAGGAACAGCAGCAGCTGGCGCAGGTTCTCGGTGCCCCCGTGCACCAGGTACTCGTAGGCACGGGCCACCACCGCCGCCGGCACAGTGCTGGCCGCCTCCAGGGACGGGTCGCGGGTGGCCTCGCCAGGACAGGCGACGAGCGGAATGTGCCGCTCTCGACATAATGCAGAAAGGCGCTCCACCCCAGCCTCGAAGGCCCGCTTGCCGCCCAGCAGTCGCAGCAGCACCAGGGAGGCACGGGGGGCCACGGCGTCCATGAAGGAGTCCAGGGCCGCGGACGATGCCAGCTGGCGGACGTGCCGGGCCATCACGGGTGGGAAGTCGGGAGGAAGGCGGTCCAGGGCCCGCGCCAGGGCCTGCAGGTCGGTGTCGGCGGTCGTCAGGAAGACTATCATCAGTCCGCTTCTCCCACGCCTGGGGAGAGCGGACAGGGAGGGCCCGACGGCCCACCTGGGCGCCCTCCCCGACGCGAGGAGGCTCGCGCCCGTCTCCCGGGCAGGTCTCCTGGCTGACGGATCATCGCCCTCGGCGCCTTCCCATCCCTTTCGGGACAGTGGCCTTTGCCGGGGCTCCCCGCTCACAGTGGCGCGGCCGCGGAGGCTTTTACCCCTCTTCCCTGTTAGGCCCTTGCGGGCACCCGGGAGACAGCTATGCGGTTGTCGGTCGCCCTCTTCTTAACATAGGCCGATGCCCCCGTCAAGCCGCGCAGGCGTGATAGCATAAGAGCCGATGGGCGGCCGCTTGCTGATGGTCCAGGGCACCATGTCCCACGTGGGCAAGACCGTGCTGGTGGCCGCCCTTTGCCGCATATTCCTCCAGGACGGCCTCCGAGTGGCACCTTTCAAGGCCCAGAACATGGCCCTCAATTCCTTCGTCACCCCCGACGGACTGGAGATAGGCCGTGCCCAGGCCATGCAGGCCGAGGCTGCGGGCGTGCCCCCAGCGGTGGAGATGAACCCGGTCCTCCTCAAGCCCGAGGCCGACCACCGCAGCCAGGTGGTGGTCATGGGCCGGCCCATGGGTTCCTGCAGCGCCGCCGAGTATCACCGTCTGAAGCCCTCCCTTCTGCCGCTGGTGCTGGAGGCCCTGGAGCGGCTGCGCTCCCGCTACGACGTGGTGGTGATGGAAGGCGCGGGCAGTCCCGCCGAGGTGAACCTGAAGACCCACGACATCGTCAACATGGGCGTGGCGAGGCGAGTGGGCGCGCCGGTGTTGCTGGTGGGCGACATCGACCGCGGCGGGGTCTTCGCCCAACTGGTGGGCACGGTGGAGCTGCTGGAGCCCGAGGAGCGGTCGCTGGTGAAGGCCCTGGTCATCAACAAGTTCCGCGGGGACAAGTCGCTTTTGCTGCCTGGCCTGCGCTTCCTCGAGGAACGAACGGGCCTGCCTGTGGCCGGAGTGGTGCCCTACGACCCGGGCCTCTCGCTGCCGGAAGAGGACTCGGTGGCCCTGGAAATGGTGCCCCGGCGGGCGGACGGCGTCCTGGACGTGGCCGCCGTGCGCCTGCCGCGCATCGCCAACTTCGACGACCTGGACCCCCTGCGCAGAGAGGCAGGGGTGGGCCTGCGCTTCGTCACCAGGGGCGACGAGCTGGGGAGCCCCGACCTGGTGGTGATCCCCGGAACGAAGACCACCATCGCCGACCTTGAACAGATGCGGTCGAGCGGGATCGCCGAGGCCATAACGCGTGCAGTATCGGCAGGCACGGCCGTGGTAGGCATCTGCGGCGGCTTCCAGATGCTGGGGCTGGCAGTGCTGGACCCCCAGGGCGTGGAGAGCGACAGGGCTCAGGCCCGAGGGCTGGGCCTGCTCCCCGTCAGCACCGTCTTCCGTCCTGCCAAGACCACCCATCAGGTGGAGGCCCGAGTGGAGGCCGACCGCGGTCTGCTCGAGGGATGCCGAGGGATGGCGATACGGGGCTACGAGATCCACATGGGAGAGTCATGGGGCGAGGCCGATTCCCCCTTCCTGCTGGTCTCTCGCTCTGGCGAGGCGTGTCGCGTCCCCGATGGCGCCCTGAGCCGGGACGGCTGGCTGCTGGGCACCTACATTCATGGACTGTTCCACAACCGCGACCTGCGGCGGCGGCTCTTGCGCAATCTGGCCCGTCGCAAGGGGGTGTCCCTGCCCGAGTCCACCGAGGGGGAGGACGACCCCTACGACCGACTGGCAGCCCTGGTGCGCGCCCACCTGGACATGGGCCTCATATACCGTCTGCTGGGACTGGAGGGGTGAAGGTCAAGGCTCTGGCCCTGCCACTGCGGGCTCCCTCCTACTACGGCTGGTGGATGGCCCTGGTCGCCACGGGCGCCCTGGCGGTGGGCTCCGGGGTCTCCTTCTGGGCCTATGGCCTCTACTTCGAGCCTCTAGAGCGGGAGATGGGCTGGACCCGGACCGAGCTGTCGGGCG
Coding sequences:
- the cobN gene encoding cobaltochelatase subunit CobN codes for the protein MIVFLTTADTDLQALARALDRLPPDFPPVMARHVRQLASSAALDSFMDAVAPRASLVLLRLLGGKRAFEAGVERLSALCRERHIPLVACPGEATRDPSLEAASTVPAAVVARAYEYLVHGGTENLRQLLLFLSDRLLGTDYGHSPPTPLPWDGVYRPGVAEVLSSPEYRRRYWRGERPAVGVLFYRALWASGNTEAIDVLVQALEERGADVLPVFCYSLRDEATAPGQLPLALRRHLLDDGGRPLVDCIISTLSFALARDDPDVTAHALAALDVPIVQAILATSSRGEWEESAVGVSPLDVAMNVALPELDGRIISLPIAFKEERHDPRLGVTVARTVPDPALVGIVAEQALRWARLRRKPNSKKRVAIVLSNYPTRSARAGNAVGLDTPASAVRLLMAMREAGYRVPEVPEDGDQLMRRLLATGSYDREHLTEEHLAHAPGRVPAEEYRRWFQGLPEALQQEMQGAWGAPPGQVYCAEGALAIPGLVVGNVYLGLQPPRGFGEDPMAVYHSPDLPPTHHYLAFYRWLRDGFGADAVVHLGKHGTLEWLPGKGIGLSPACYPTACLPDLPLLYPFIVNDPGEGAQAKRRAHAVIVDHLMPPMTAAGTYGDLARLEQLMDEYARAQAMDPAKLPLVRRQIWELVERANLHRDLGVEREPDDFDSFLLHVDGYICELKDAIIRGGLHVLGEPPRGEALIDTLLALTRLDNGDVPSLRRSVAEALDIPYHHLRSDLGLPYDGPAPSALASLEMPLRTRGDVLAAVDALCRRLLQALQACGFDATSVASAQESVLGLVHEGVTRTLEHICRRLVPDLERTSDEIGNLLRGLAGGFVPPGPSGSPTRGMANVLPTGRNFYSLDPRSVPSPFAWEVGKALAEGLVQRYLREEGRYPEMVGLVVWGTAVMRTQGDDIAQALALLGVRPRWREEDGRVVGLEVIPLEELGRPRIDVTLRISGFFRDAFPNLIALLDEAIETVATLDEPDEMNYVARHYRQDLARRTASGHAEADARARALYRIFGSKPGTYGAGILAALDEGNWRTEEDLASIYIAWGSYAYSRRSQGESAPLEFREQFARIAVAAKNQDNREHDIFDSDDYLQYHGGMVATVKALTGRRPRAYFGDSSDPSLPRVRDLAEEARRVFRTRVVNPKWIRAMMSHGYKGAFELAATVDYLFGYDATAGVVEDWMYAEVAQAYALDPQMQEFFRRSNPWALRDIAARLLEAASRGLWESPPRDTLDALRRVYLETDALLEEAHEG
- a CDS encoding cobyric acid synthase; this encodes MGGRLLMVQGTMSHVGKTVLVAALCRIFLQDGLRVAPFKAQNMALNSFVTPDGLEIGRAQAMQAEAAGVPPAVEMNPVLLKPEADHRSQVVVMGRPMGSCSAAEYHRLKPSLLPLVLEALERLRSRYDVVVMEGAGSPAEVNLKTHDIVNMGVARRVGAPVLLVGDIDRGGVFAQLVGTVELLEPEERSLVKALVINKFRGDKSLLLPGLRFLEERTGLPVAGVVPYDPGLSLPEEDSVALEMVPRRADGVLDVAAVRLPRIANFDDLDPLRREAGVGLRFVTRGDELGSPDLVVIPGTKTTIADLEQMRSSGIAEAITRAVSAGTAVVGICGGFQMLGLAVLDPQGVESDRAQARGLGLLPVSTVFRPAKTTHQVEARVEADRGLLEGCRGMAIRGYEIHMGESWGEADSPFLLVSRSGEACRVPDGALSRDGWLLGTYIHGLFHNRDLRRRLLRNLARRKGVSLPESTEGEDDPYDRLAALVRAHLDMGLIYRLLGLEG